Sequence from the Thermocoleostomius sinensis A174 genome:
GAGTCAATTTCATTGCTCAGTGCAGAAGATGCGGTGGAAGTTGCACCGTATTTTGATTACATCATTCGGGCACTTTCATAAGGCACAAACAGATTGTGAAGTACAAACAGTTCACGTTGATCGATCGATTGTCCTATTGATTAGATTCCCTTGACTGTTGAAATTTTGATTCAAACGTTCAATTCAGGAGACTTAAGCCATGCAAGATGCAATCACAGCGCTAATCAATTCTTCTGACGTGCAAGGCAAGTATTTGGATGATTCGGGTTTGGAGCGCTTGAGAAACTATTTCCAAAGTGGTGAGTTGCGATCGCGAGCGGCTGTTGCCATTAGTGCGAATGCCAGTGCGCTTGTCACGCAAGCCGTGGCTAAATCTTTGATGTACACCGACATTACGGCTCCTGGTGGCAATATGTACACCTGCCGTCGCTATGCGGCTTGCATTCGCGATATGGATTATTTCCTGCGCTATGCCACCTATGCCATGCTAGCAGGAGATCCCTCGATTTTAGATGAGCGCATTCTCAACGGGTTACGGGAAACCTATAATTCCTTGGGAGTGCCAATCGGCGCCACCATTCGAGCTGTGCAAGCCTTGAAAGAAGTGACGACTGATTTGATTGGGGCAGAAGCTGGAAAAGAAATGGGTGCCTACTTTGATTACATTTGTGCAGGGTTAAGCTAAAACCATCCATTGTTGCAGTAATCGCTTGAAGCATTCGTGACAGCACGATGGAAACGGTAATTGGTAATTGGTAAGGAAACAACTTATGAACAAATGCTGTGTTGGTAGTGATATGCGATCGCAAATGATACGTTTCCCACACCAATTACCGATTACCCATTTTTTAACAAATTCACTCCTTAGATAACAGAACCATGAGTATCATTACCCGATCGATTGCCGCAGCCGATCGTGAAGCTCGTTATCTCAGCGCCGGAGAACTGGATGCCATTCGCGACTTTTTTGAGGAAGGTCCGCATCGCCTGCGTATTGCTGCGACGCTGACTGCTAATGAACACTACATTGTTGAACGAGGCAGCCAGCGGTTTTGGGAACGCTGCCCGGTTACCCCGAGTAACAGTGGCAATCCCACCTATCGAGCTTCCTGTATGCGGGATCAAAGCTGGTATATTCGCTTAATCACCTATGCGCTTGTGGTTGGCGATATTGATCCAATCGAAAAGACAGGTATCAAAGGGGCAAAAGAAATGTACATTTCTTTGGGAATTCCGCTGCGAAATATCGTGGAATGCATGCGTTGCCTCAAGGAAATTGCACTGGATTTATTAACTCCCGATGAGGCAATTGAGGTTGCACCTTATTTTGACTACTTGATTCAAGGATTAATGCCATAGTTCTAGATGACTAGGAATAAACCGAATAGAGATTTTAATGTTTACCTAGCACATTAATTCTTGAACAGAAAAGCTAGATTTTTTCAACTCATTTTACGAACAATTCCCTACTGATTTAGCGTTTAGGATTTAAAGCCAATGAGTGCTCATGCAAGCGGCGGCAGTCCGGTAATCTGTCCACAACTCTATCACACAACCCCAACTGCAATCCTTGCTCAGGCTGAACAACAGGATCGTTGGCTGAAGCAGAGCGAACTGAATGCCTTGTCAAGTTTTTTCCGCTCTGGAGCTAAACGGATTGAGATTGCCCTGACGTTGGCTCAACAAGCAAACGCGATCGTGTCAGCAGGAGCCGAGCGGATCTTCTTTGGTGGCTCTCCAATGGCATATTTAGAGGCACCACCAAACCGCGATCAGTTGCCGGGCTATACCCCGTTGCCCAAGAGAAGAGCACCTCTTCCAGCCAAGGAAAGGCTAAAGCCACAAATATCAAGACCAGGAAATCCGGTTGATTGGCTAACGGGATTTGCACGGGCACAATTTCTGGAAAATCGAGATCCACTGCCTAGCGGATTTCGCCCTATTAATGTAGCTCGATATGGCCCGATTCGTATGAAGCGTTCCATGCGAGATCTCAGTTGGTTTCTTCGCTATGTCACTTATGCGATTGTTTCCGACAATCCCAGTATTCTCTCTGTCAATGTACGTGGCTTACGTGGAGTCATTCCCGAAGATGTCACGGAAGCTACCGTTGTTGCTATTAAAGATATGCGGTGGAAAGCACTCAGTTATTTCAAACAAGATGCTGAAGCCAACGCGATTGTTCAAGAACATTTTGATGTGTTGGTGTCAGAATATCTGGTTGAAAAACCACCGATTCGACTGCGACAAGGCTTCTCCAATGATAAACAGGGATTGCAACTGCCAGAAAGCTACGCTTTAGCGGCTACATCGCGCCCCAAATTTGTTCTCAAACCCAGTTTGTCGGTAACAGAACAGCAGGAGGCGATTCAAGCAGCCTATCGGCAAGTGTTTGAGCGGGACATTACTCGGTCCTGTGGATTGCGTCTGAATGAGTTGGAATCCAAGGTCAAGAGTGGTGAACTCTCCACAAAAGAATTCATTCGTCAATTGGGAAAATCCCGGCTTTACCGCCGAGAATATTATGAACCATTTGTGATCAGTCGGGTAATTGAGCTAGCGGTGCGGCATTTTCTGGGGCGTGGATTAAGTTCGATCGAGGAGTTTCAGGAATATTTTGAAGTAATCTCTAAGGGGGGATTACCTGCGCTAGTGGATGCCCTCGTGGATTCTCAGGAATACAGCGACTATTTTGGCGAAGAAACCGTTCCCTATCTACGAGGACTGGGACAGGAGGCACAGGAATGCCGCAATTGGGGACCTCAATTGGAGTTGTTCAAGTTCAATGCGGCTGTTCGACGAGTACCGCAATTCATTACGTTGTTCGGCGATTATCAACATCCGCTTCCCAATCAGCATCCCTATGGTGCTACTAATGATCCATTAGAAATTCAGTTTGGCGCTATTTTTCCCCATCCCGATCAACGACATACCGATCGTCCAGCGACTGTTGGTAAAGATCATCAACGGATTCTGATTCGGGTTAACTCAGATAATGGGACAGGCAACGGTACAGAACTTGGAGCAGTTAGTCCGAGTCATCACCGGATTATCAAATTCGATCATTTAGTGTGGAGCAGTGGCACTAATGGAAATCGATCGCATCAAGGCATCAGTGTATCGTTGTCGAAGCACTCTCCCACAGCCGTAATCCAAGCGGCCTATCGGCAAGTCTTTGGACGCGAGGTGTTTGAGGGACAACGGTTGACTACAGCGGAAGTAAAGCTAAAGTCAGGGGAAATTACCATGCGGGAGTTTGTGCGCCAGCTTGCCAAATCCCGGTTATTTCGCCAGTTGTATTGGGATTCGCTGTATATCACCAAGGCAATTGAATACATTCATCGGCGCTTATTAGGGCGACCTACCCACGGGCGACAGGAAATGAGCCATTATTACGATCTCTGTGCTCGCCAAGGATTTCACGCCTTTGTGGATGCACTAATTGACAGTGATGAATATCTGGAAGTATTCGGAGAAGATACCGTTCCCTATGAACGCTTTGTGACTCCTAGAGGCTATGAATTGCGATCGAGAAATAGTTTGAATAACAAACAACTTTCTCAACAAGAAACCACGCCAATGAATCCTGAGGATCATCTGTTTGGCAATGGCAATGCTTGGGTTTCAATGATGAAAGTCGCTAGCAACGGTCGATTCAATCACCTGATGAACAAGCCAACTTTACAGGCAAGAGATTCCCAAAGTTTATTGGCAATGCAAAATCTAGCTGATTCTCAATTGATTGAATTGAAGGCAGAAATGCAATCGACAGTGGAAAATTCAGAGAATTCGGACGTTGAGTCTTCTGAAATGATCGAACAGGTTGTATCTGAATCATAATCAGAACCACAAGAGTGATTCGAACTTGTCAAAGGAAGTGACTGCTCGCTTTCGATATGAACAAAATTTGCAAATTTATCAAACAGATATTTTTCCAAAAACAGCGATTCTATATCGGTTGGTTTGGAGGCATTCAAATTATCTCAATGGAGGACAAATCATGAGCTTGGTCAAGCAAGTTCTTCTCAATGCCGATGAAGAACTGCGTTATCCAACACCCAGTGAGATTCGCATGATTCAAAATTTTTGCAAGTCGGGCGATCGACGGATTCGGATTGCGACAACGTTAGCAAAAAATGAAAAACTGTTGGTAGAACAGGGAAGTGTTCGATTCTGGAAACGTTGTCCAATTACACCCAGCAACAGTGGCAATATGCGTAAAACCGCATCTTGTCAACGCGATCAAGGTTGGTATATTCGCCTCATTGCTTACTGCGTGTTGGCTGGCAATGAACAACCTCTAGCAGAAATTGGCACGATTGGCATGAAGGAAATGTATACCTCTTTGGGAATTCCTCTAGCCAATTGGGTAGAAGCAGTGCGTTGTCTAAAAGAAGAGGCGATCGCATTACTAGGTGAAGATGATGCAGCCGAGGTAGTTCCTTATTTTGATCACATTATTCAATACCTGGCGTATCCTGGTGCACCCTACTTTATGAATGATGGTGTGTTGGAGTATTGATATTGTTTTTGAGGAGAAGATGCGATGACGATTGCATTAGAGCGTCCCCGATCGTGGGGTGATGTTTTTACGATATTTGATGATTGGTTAAAGCGCGATCGGTTTGTGTTTATTGGTTGGTCAGGACTGTTGCTTTTTCCCTGTGCATACTTATCAATTGGAGCGTGGTTTACGGGTACAACCTTTGTCACTTCCTGGTATACGCACGGGTTAGCAAGTTCCTATTTAGAAGGCTGTAATTTTTTGACAGCCGCCGTCTCAACTCCTGCGGATAGTTTAGGACACTCTCTGCTATTTCTGTGGGGGCCAGAAGCTCAATGGGATTTTACGCGCTGGTGCCAGTTAGGAGGTCTCTGGACGTTTACCGCATTTCATGGTGCTTTGGGATTGATTGGATTCTGTTTGCGACAAATTGAGATTGCGCGACTGGTTGGAGTTCGTCCCTATAATGCTCTCGCTTTTTCAGCCCCGATCGCGGTGTTCGTGGCTACATTTTTAGTGTATCCATTGGGACAATCC
This genomic interval carries:
- a CDS encoding globin family protein, with product MQDAITALINSSDVQGKYLDDSGLERLRNYFQSGELRSRAAVAISANASALVTQAVAKSLMYTDITAPGGNMYTCRRYAACIRDMDYFLRYATYAMLAGDPSILDERILNGLRETYNSLGVPIGATIRAVQALKEVTTDLIGAEAGKEMGAYFDYICAGLS
- the apcD gene encoding allophycocyanin subunit alpha-B, whose protein sequence is MSIITRSIAAADREARYLSAGELDAIRDFFEEGPHRLRIAATLTANEHYIVERGSQRFWERCPVTPSNSGNPTYRASCMRDQSWYIRLITYALVVGDIDPIEKTGIKGAKEMYISLGIPLRNIVECMRCLKEIALDLLTPDEAIEVAPYFDYLIQGLMP
- a CDS encoding phycobilisome rod-core linker polypeptide — translated: MSAHASGGSPVICPQLYHTTPTAILAQAEQQDRWLKQSELNALSSFFRSGAKRIEIALTLAQQANAIVSAGAERIFFGGSPMAYLEAPPNRDQLPGYTPLPKRRAPLPAKERLKPQISRPGNPVDWLTGFARAQFLENRDPLPSGFRPINVARYGPIRMKRSMRDLSWFLRYVTYAIVSDNPSILSVNVRGLRGVIPEDVTEATVVAIKDMRWKALSYFKQDAEANAIVQEHFDVLVSEYLVEKPPIRLRQGFSNDKQGLQLPESYALAATSRPKFVLKPSLSVTEQQEAIQAAYRQVFERDITRSCGLRLNELESKVKSGELSTKEFIRQLGKSRLYRREYYEPFVISRVIELAVRHFLGRGLSSIEEFQEYFEVISKGGLPALVDALVDSQEYSDYFGEETVPYLRGLGQEAQECRNWGPQLELFKFNAAVRRVPQFITLFGDYQHPLPNQHPYGATNDPLEIQFGAIFPHPDQRHTDRPATVGKDHQRILIRVNSDNGTGNGTELGAVSPSHHRIIKFDHLVWSSGTNGNRSHQGISVSLSKHSPTAVIQAAYRQVFGREVFEGQRLTTAEVKLKSGEITMREFVRQLAKSRLFRQLYWDSLYITKAIEYIHRRLLGRPTHGRQEMSHYYDLCARQGFHAFVDALIDSDEYLEVFGEDTVPYERFVTPRGYELRSRNSLNNKQLSQQETTPMNPEDHLFGNGNAWVSMMKVASNGRFNHLMNKPTLQARDSQSLLAMQNLADSQLIELKAEMQSTVENSENSDVESSEMIEQVVSES
- the apcD gene encoding allophycocyanin subunit alpha-B; the protein is MSLVKQVLLNADEELRYPTPSEIRMIQNFCKSGDRRIRIATTLAKNEKLLVEQGSVRFWKRCPITPSNSGNMRKTASCQRDQGWYIRLIAYCVLAGNEQPLAEIGTIGMKEMYTSLGIPLANWVEAVRCLKEEAIALLGEDDAAEVVPYFDHIIQYLAYPGAPYFMNDGVLEY